From a single Nicotiana tabacum cultivar K326 chromosome 8, ASM71507v2, whole genome shotgun sequence genomic region:
- the LOC107794271 gene encoding putative UPF0481 protein At3g02645, which translates to MTSNCNTTSNFDENRWVIQIRRTLDEELDEDTEIPVSIFNVPKSLLLSDQDSYVPQVVSIGPYHYWRTELHDMERYKLAAAKRTQKQLQSLKFQHLVEQLINFEHRIRCSYHKYLNFNGETLAWMMAVDASFLLEFLQIYAIREGKILTKVSSRMSHLVDIAGRKSAHNAILRDLIMLENQIPLFILRKMLEFQFSSLELADNMLVCMLTAFCKELSPFQMVDEFPKIQVTECAHLLDFLYQFIVPKLDATSEITEDDHEQTDANQVENSNFVGKSSHIGQLINEIWKILVKINRGPVRLLKRIVFSRPVKLMFKLPWKFISNLPGIKLFILPITYMFFSQEKAEVNSETNVNKPPLFKEIAIPSVTELSKAGVSFVATNAGIMSINFDDKKMKFYLPTVSLDVNTEVILRNLVAYEACNASGPLVFTRYTELMNGIIDTEEDAMLLRERGIILNRLKSDKEVANLWNGMSRSLRLTKVQFLDKVIEDVNGFYNGRWNIKTGKMMKHYVFGSWQVLTFLACIMLLMLMTLQAFCSVYKCARIFHIQSSDD; encoded by the coding sequence ATGACCTCAAATTGCAATACTACttcaaacttcgatgaaaatCGATGGGTTATTCAAATCCGTCGAACACTTGACGAAGAACTTGACGAAGATACTGAAATCCCAGTTAGCATTTTCAACGTCCCAAAATCTCTATTATTGAGCGATCAAGATTCATACGTGCCACAAGTAGTGTCAATAGGGCCATACCATTATTGGCGTACAGAATTGCACGATATGGAAAGGTACAAATTAGCTGCTGCAAAAAGAACTCAGAAACAGTTACAAAGTCTCAAATTTCAGCATCTTGTGGAACAGTTGATAAATTTTGAGCATAGAATTCGTTGTTCGTATCATAAGTACTTGAATTTCAATGGGGAAACTTTGGCCTGGATGATGGCTGTAGACGCCTCTTTTTTACTCGAGTTCCTTCAAATTTACGCGATTAGAGAAGGTAAAATTCTAACTAAAGTTTCCTCAAGAATGTCACATTTGGTTGATATTGCAGGGAGAAAATCCGCGCATAATGCCATTCTTAGAGATTTAATTATGCTTGAAAATCAAATCCcgttatttatattaagaaaaatGTTGGAATTCCAGTTTTCATCTTTAGAGTTGGCTGATAACATGCTGGTATGTATGCTAACGGCGTTCTGTAAAGAGCTTTCTCCGTTCCAAATGGTTGAcgaattcccaaaaattcaagtCACAGAATGTGCTCATTTGCTAGACTTTTTGTACCAATTTATCGTGCCCAAATTGGATGCAACTTCTGAAATAACAGAAGATGATCACGAGCAAACAGATGCCAACCAAGTCGAAAATAGTAATTTCGTTGGGAAATCAAGTCATATCGGACAACTTATTAATGAAATCTGGAAAATCCTTGTGAAAATAAACAGAGGTCCGGTACGTCTTCTTAAAAGAATAGTATTTTCCAGGCCTGTTAAACTCATGTTTAAGCTGCCCTGGAAATTTATTTCTAATCTCCCTGGAATTAAACTTTTTATACTACCCATTACATATATGTTTTTTTCTCAAGAAAAAGCTGAAGTAAATTCTGAAACTAATGTCAATAAACCCCCTCTTTTTAAAGAAATAGCCATCCCATCAGTAACTGAACTATCTAAAGCTGGAGTCAGTTTTGTAGCAACCAATGCTGGAATCATGAGCATAAATTTCGACGATAAAAAGATGAAATTTTATTTGCCTACAGTCAGTCTAGACGTAAACACAGAGGTCATTTTGAGGAATTTAGTTGCATATGAAGCATGTAATGCATCAGGACCGTTGGTTTTTACGCGTTACACTGAATTAATGAACGGGATTATTGATACAGAAGAGGATGCAATGTTACTTAGGGAAAGAGGAATAATATTGAACCGATTGAAGAGTGATAAAGAGGTTGCAAATTTGTGGAATGGAATGAGTAGATCGTTGAGATTAACTAAAGTGCAATTCTTAGATAAAGTGATTGAAGATGTGAATGGATTTTACAATGGAAGATGGAATATCAAGACTGGAAAAATGATGAAGCATTATGTGTTTGGGTCATGGCAAGTTCTCACATTCTTGGCTTGTATTATGCTGTTAATGTTGATGACTTTACAAGCATTTTGTTCAGTCTATAAATGTGCTCGTATATTTCATATTCAGAGTTCTGATGACTGA